A segment of the Catenovulum adriaticum genome:
ATTGATATTAATCTAAATTAGCATAAAATAAAAAAATAACTCATAGGAGGCGAATATGGCATTTATTATAAGTATTTCATCAACAAAAGGCGGTGTTGGCAAATCAACAACAGCTGAAAATTTAGCAGCGGAAGGAGCAAGAAGAGGTTACCGCGTATTAATTTACGATATGGATAGACAAGGTACTTCTACTAAATTTGGCGTCCGTAGAAACGAATTAATTGAAAAAATGTTAGAGTCAGGTAAAAAGCCAATTCCAGAAATAACACAAATAACGAGAAATCCAGGTGAGGAAGATGTCAGACGTACCATTAATACACTTTCTAATTCATTTGATATTATCATTATAGATAACAAAGCCGATTCCGACGCAGACTTTCAAAGAACAGCAGTTATCTCTGATATTATCTTAACTCCCCTGTCAGTTTCCCATAAAGATATTGAACAAATTCCAAGGATAGTAAAAATCATTCAAACCGCGGAAGAAACCTTGCGATTAAATGATCCTGACTTCATTGGACTTGATCATCGGTTAGTCATGAATCGTCTTAAAAAAGTATCGAAAAAAAGAAACAGCGAAGTGATTTCGTTTTTAAAAGAAGGCTACAGCGAATTTGTATCTTTATCTTCCGTTATTATTTACGAAACGACTAGCTACGTAGAAACGGAAGAAGGTGCAACTGTAATCGATAGAAAAGCTAAAGGAGCAGCTTCTTTCCAAATGCTATTTGATGAGTGTATTGGCAAACGAAAACCAAGCATGATAAGAGATTGTTTTGTCGACCAAACAGAAGGCGTTGAATAATGAAAAAGCGCAATCAAGCTATGGCTAATCTAATGAAAGAAGACTTAAGCATGCTAAGCGGCATGGGGAAAAAGCCACAAAATAAAAATGTGGCAGTTGATCTAGATATGGAAACCTTTGACCCAACCGAGATTCTACCCAAGAAAGCCAATATAGCACCTGTTAATAAACCAGTGACAGCTGCGGTAGCCACAGAAGTTGGTTCATTTTATATGCTACCATCAGGTAAAAGAACAAAGTGCCAACTTATTTTAATTGATGAACCCGCATCTCAAACCAAAGTTTGGTATGGAAACCCAAGATACCATGAAGATCCGCCGGTTGAAGATATTCTTGAATCAATAGAATCTAATGGTACAAATGCCGAGCCCGTTAAAGTAAAATTAAATAATGGAATTTACGAAGTTATTACGGGCTCTAGACGCCGTAAAGCAACCATATCAGCAAAAAAACCACTAACAGCATTATTATTAGAAAATATCAGCGATGATGATGCAAAAATGTTGGCCGTAATTGAAAATGAAGGGCGCTTAGATCCAAATCCTTTCACAATCGCAGCTAGCTATTTAGCTTTATTATCAGGTGAAAACCCAGTTTTTGATAGCGTAACCACACTTGCTAAACGATTAGGTAAATCAAG
Coding sequences within it:
- a CDS encoding ParB/RepB/Spo0J family partition protein, giving the protein MKKRNQAMANLMKEDLSMLSGMGKKPQNKNVAVDLDMETFDPTEILPKKANIAPVNKPVTAAVATEVGSFYMLPSGKRTKCQLILIDEPASQTKVWYGNPRYHEDPPVEDILESIESNGTNAEPVKVKLNNGIYEVITGSRRRKATISAKKPLTALLLENISDDDAKMLAVIENEGRLDPNPFTIAASYLALLSGENPVFDSVTTLAKRLGKSRTWASQVLSINDLPDLIETSLTENEKYKVSIRRVVELATLWRRIIKENLTEKATQALSEYQKLDLKACVEAFKNTLEVKAKPKSYSIKTEKDLSEKASVVKTPDGLAILIKVDSNNESDLLTSLNETIKSIS
- a CDS encoding ParA family protein; its protein translation is MAFIISISSTKGGVGKSTTAENLAAEGARRGYRVLIYDMDRQGTSTKFGVRRNELIEKMLESGKKPIPEITQITRNPGEEDVRRTINTLSNSFDIIIIDNKADSDADFQRTAVISDIILTPLSVSHKDIEQIPRIVKIIQTAEETLRLNDPDFIGLDHRLVMNRLKKVSKKRNSEVISFLKEGYSEFVSLSSVIIYETTSYVETEEGATVIDRKAKGAASFQMLFDECIGKRKPSMIRDCFVDQTEGVE